In Microbulbifer elongatus, the DNA window TGCCGGCACCCCGCTGATCTCCGATCCCGGCTACCGCCTGGTGCGCGAGGCCCGCGAGCAGGGCTTTCCGGTGGTACCCATTCCCGGCCCCTGCGCGTTCGTCGCCGCCCTGTCTGCGGCGGGGCTGCCCAGTGACCGCTTTACCTTCGAGGGTTTTCTCCCAGCCAAGTCCCTGGCGCGGCAGAAAGCGCTTTCTGCGCTGGCCAGTGAAACCCGCACCATGGTGTTTTATGAGGCCCCACACCGGGTGCTGGAGACCCTGGAGGCGATGACCGAGAGCTTTGGTGGGCAGCGCGAGGCGGTGATTGCACGGGAGCTGACCAAGGCATTCGAGACGATTCAGCTGCTGCCATTGGCCGAGCTGGTGGAGTGGGTGAGGGCGGACAGCAATCAGCAGCGTGGCGAGATAGTGTTGCTGGTGCGCGGCGCGGAAGCGGCAAAGGCCTCGGCGTTGGACGGTGAGTCCGAGCGGGTCATGAAGCTGCTATTGGCCGAATTGCCGCCCAAGCGGGCGGCGGCGGTGGCTGCGGAGATTACCGGGGTAAACAAGAAGGTTCTGTACAACTGGTCGTTGTCGCAGAAGTAGCGAAGT includes these proteins:
- the rsmI gene encoding 16S rRNA (cytidine(1402)-2'-O)-methyltransferase, translated to MGLDTAVLYIVATPIGNLADMVPRAVEVLQSADLVAAEDTRHSQRLFSHFSIDTPLVAYHDHSDDIRTGKILDRLAQGQTIALISDAGTPLISDPGYRLVREAREQGFPVVPIPGPCAFVAALSAAGLPSDRFTFEGFLPAKSLARQKALSALASETRTMVFYEAPHRVLETLEAMTESFGGQREAVIARELTKAFETIQLLPLAELVEWVRADSNQQRGEIVLLVRGAEAAKASALDGESERVMKLLLAELPPKRAAAVAAEITGVNKKVLYNWSLSQK